The Thermodesulfobacteriota bacterium genomic sequence CTAAAGCATTGTTAAGCCGGGGTGCCCAGGCACCGGTGGCCACCACAAACTGATCGCCCGAAAAATGACCCCGCCCGGCAACTGCAGCAACCGCCTGGTTATTTTCTTTTATAAAACCGGTTACTTCGGTCTGCTCAATGATTTCAACCCCTTTTTGAGTCAAAACCCGTTTGAGTTCTTTCATGAGACCGTCCGGACAAAGATGGGCAGTATGCTTGGAAAACCAGGCACCGGCAACATGATCCCCCACAGCAGGTTCCTGTTTTAAAAGCAATTTTTTGTCTAAAGGCGTTTCACCGACACCAAACTCTTTTTTCAATGCTTCACCAGATCCGTATTTCTCAAATTCTCTTTTGGATCGGAAAATATGCAAAGCGCCCTTCATTGCCCAATCACAGTCCAGCTCTTCTTCGGTAATCAAAGCCTGGTAAAGCTCAATGGCTCCTTGTGTCATGGCTGCCCGACCCTGGGCAGATATCAGAATATCTTTTTGCTTGCAGTGCAGGGCAAACTTCAGCAACCATTTTGCCAGTCCTGGATCGAGCCTGGGTTTGATAAAGAGAGGCGCATCCTTTTTAAAAATCCATCCAATACCTTTAATTAAATTGTCGGCGGAATTAAGGGGCAGGATATGGTCGGGCACAATCAATCCGCAGTTTCCATGGGACGCCCCGTAACCAAAGCGGTCTTTATCAACGATGGTCACCGACCATCCTTTTTGTTGTAAATAATAGGCGGCAGTGGCACCGATAATACCGCCGCCAATGATAACGACTTTGCAGCCCTCATGCATGATCATTGTCCCCTGAAGAGACCTTTACCAGGTAAAACTTTTGGGAATTTTTATGATGTAACAGATCAGATTCTACTCACCCAAATACGCCTTTCTGATTTTCGGGTCATGTAGCAGGGTATCGGCTTTGTCTTCCATGGTAACCTTGCCGGTTTCAAGAACATAGCCGCGCTGTGCGGTCTGGAGGGCCAGGTTTGCATTTTGTTCCACCAGCAGGATGGTGGTGTTTTCCCTTTGATTAATATCGTGGATAATGTCGAAAATTTTCTGCACCAACAATGGCGACAGCCCCAATGAGGGCTCATCCAAAAGAAGTACCTTGGGTCTGCTCATCAGCGCTCTGGCAATTGCCAGCATTTGCTGCTCGCCACCGGAAAGGGTACCTCCATGCTGTTTTTGTCTGTCTTTCAGGGCCGGAAAAATGGAAATCACATTTTCCATGTCTTTTTCGATTTCCGCCCGGTCTTTGCGGAAAAACGCGCCAAGTTCCAAATTTTCCCGTACGGTCAACCGGGGAAAAATGCGTCTGCCTTCGGGAATCTGACACAACCCCATGACCGGCAACTTTTCCGCAGCAATACCACGGATGGATTTCCCGCTGTATATAATATCGCCTTGGTTGATGGGAACGACACCGCAGGTGGCCATCAGTGTGGTTGTTTTTCCTGCGCCGTTGGCACCGATGATGGTTACGATTTCGCCCGGAAAAACCTTTAAAGAAATATCTTTCAGGGCTTTGATATTGCCATAGCTTGAAGAAACATTTCGAAGTTCAAGAATCGGTTCCGCCACAATCTACCCCTCTTTCTCTTCCGACCGGGTCCCCATACGTTTGGCCGGGATCAAACCGGCAGGCCTAAAAAGCATCATCACGGTCATTGTCGCGCCAAAGACAAGCATCCGGTAGAGCTCAAACTCACGAAAGACTTCCGGCAAAACAATCAACGCAGCCGCACCCAAAATGATACCGGGAATCGAGCCCATTCCGCCCAGGACCACCATACATAAAACCATGGCTGATTCAAGAAAGGTAAAGCTTTCCGGACTGACAAATCTCATCCTCGCGGAAAAAAACGCGCCCGCCAGACCGGCAAATATTGCCCCCATGGCATATGCAAGCAACTTAAGACGAAAAGTGTTCACCCCCATCAGTCCGGCTGCGGTTTCATCCTCCCTGATAGACTCCCAGGCCCGACCAATACGCGAAAAATTGAGCCGGTGAACACAAATGATCGTAAAAATAGCCAGGACAAGTGCCACATAATAAAGATAGTACAGTTTCTTCAGGTAAAATAATTCAAAACTGAACCCATCCGCAAAACTGGGAAGATAAATAGCCGGTACCTTTACCCCCAGAATACCGTTGGGACCGTTGGTCAGCTTCATCCAGTTATTGAGAATCAGGCGGACAATTTCGCCGAATCCCAGCGTAACAATGGCAAGGTAATCCCCACGCATTCTTAGCGTCGGGTATCCGATGATGCAGCCGGAAATGCCAGAAGAAAAGGCGGCCGCAGGAAGGCAGATCCAGAATGACAGACCGTAATGAACATTCAACAGCGCATAGGTATACGCACCCACACCGTAAAATGCAATATATCCCAGGTCCAGCATGCCTGCCAGTCCCACCACAATGTTGAGCCCCAGTCCAAGGCATACGTATATCAGGACATTAATGGCAACATCCTGAGCATATCTGCTGGTAAAAACAGGAAAGAGGAAGGCCAACGCCATTAAAACAGGAATCCAAATCCATGCAGGCATAGCCCCTGACCATATGGCAAATTTTCCCTTTGCTGCGGACAAAGGATCTGCTATGGGTTTCAACATTCCGCTCTTGTTGGTAATATAAAGCAGCAGGCACACAGCTGAACCCGCGACAATATAAAGCCAGACCGTTAGGGTGCGGCCAAAAGAGAGGGTGCCGTCCGGATGGATGCCCAGCAGCGGCCAGAGAAGTCCCAGCAGCCATAACAGACCGATAAAATAGCTTTTCCAGATTCTTTTAAACTCTTGTATCATCTACATTCTCACCCATAATTCCGGTTGGTTTGAAATACAAAACTCCAATCAGTATAATAAAGGCAAACACATCCTTGTATTGCCCGGAGATATATCCTGCACCGAAAATCTCCACCATACCGATGATCAATCCACCGAGCATGGCACCGGTAATATTCCCGATACCACCCAGTACTGCAGCCGCAAAGGCTTTGATCCCTGGAATAAATCCCATGTCATACCGAACCGATCCGTAATACAACCCCACCATGATTCCGGCGGCAGCGGCAAGGCCGGCACCCAGGGCAAAAGTAAGTGAAATGATTTTATCACTTCCGATTGCCACCAGGGAGGACATGATCTTATCCTGGGCCGTCGCGCGCATGGCCATTCCGATTCTGGTTTTAAAAACAAGAATATTTAACCCGATCAGCAAAGCAATGGTAAGGCCCACGATTCCCATCTGCAGGTAACTGACTGTAATCATACCGAATTCCAACCCGCCCTGAAACATTTCCCCGGGATAGGGTTTGTCAAATACCCCTTGCGCAAGCATCAACCCGTTTGACAGGAATATGGACATCCCCAGAGCGGAAAGAAGGGCCGCCAGCCTGGATTGTCGCCGCAAAGGCTTGTAGGCCACCTTTTCAACACCCATGGCCAGAAATGCACAATAAACCATTGCCAGGGCAAATGCGCCCATTAAACAAAGTATCGGGTGTGTCTGCATATATCCCAGGCCGGTAAGGTAGCTTAAAATGATAACGCCCATATAGCCGCCGGCGGCAAAAAATTCACCGTGGGCAAAATTGATAAGCTGGATGACTCCGTAAACCATGGTATAGCCAAGGGCAATCAGGGCATACAGCCCACCGAGGGTCAGTCCGTTGATCAGCTGCTGAATGAAATATTCCATATTTATTAATCAGATCTCGTATTAACTTTGATCGTTTGGAAAAAAGTCATTTTATTGCCGCTGAGAGCGCTGGGAACATCGAAAATATATTAACATTTTATATAGTTATCTCTGTGTTCACAGTGTCCCCTGTGGCAAATTCTGTTTTCTACAATGCCATCAAACATGATTGCCCGGCCGCTTGGCCGGGCAATCATGTTTTTAACCGTTTTATTTATTCAACAAACCCTTTTCAGGATCCCAGTAAGGAACGTACTCCCCGTTTTTAATCTTAAAAGCAATATAGGAAGATCCTGAATCTCCATTGGGTTTAAACCTGACATGTTTTGAAGCGCCCTGAAAATCCATTTTCATAATTTGAGCTTTGATTTTGGCAGGCTTGGTGGATTTCGCCTTTTTAATGGCATTTAACAGGACGGTGGCGGCATCATAGGCATATGTACCGTAAGCTCCGATATCGCCGTAGCCGGCAGCTTTCCATCTTTTTGCATATGACTTATAGGAAGCCGTGGTTTTATCCGTATAACCGTAGGTCACGTAAACACCTTCGGCTGCATCCTTGGCAACCTTGATGAAATTGGGGTGATACATGGCATCCTGGGATACGATGGTTGATTTCAGGCCCAAGCGTTTGGCTTGTATGGCCATCAGGCTGCCGGACGAATGGTTTTGCAGGCACATGTACAGAATATCGGCATTTTCTCTTTTGGCCATGGTCAAAAAGGCGGAAAAATCTTTGTCGCCCTGGTTCACATGATCGTGTCCCAGAACTTTAACGCCGAGTTTTTTACAGGATTTATTGACGCCTTCAGCCAATCCCTGGGAATAGGTGGTTTTATCGTCAACGATAAAAATAGATTTGGCCTTTAAAGATTCTTTCATAAACTTGGCCGCTGCCGGAGCCTGATCGTCATCCCTCCCGCACAGGCGAAACATATATTTAAGACCGCGATCAGTGACTTTTTCATTGGTGGAAGCCGGTGTAAGCATCGGAATGTCTTCTTCGGCAAGAGTTTCGGAGCCGGGGATGGTGGAAGATGAACAATATGCACCGATAACACCTACAACCCCGAGGTTGATGAGCTTGTTGGCGGCAGCCACCGCCTGTTTCGGGTCACATGCGGTGTCCTGCGGGAAAAGCTCGATCTTGCTGTATCCGGGGATCCCGCCTGCTTCTTCAAACACTTGAATGGCCGTCATCACTCCGTGTTTAATATCATTTCCGTCGGCAGCATAGGGCCCGGTTAAAGGACTCATTGAGCCGATTTTCAGAGTTTTTGCCGATGCCGTACTTAAAATAAACGGAACCAAAATCAAACTTAAAACCATCACCAATAAAATTTTTTTCTTCATGTTACCCTCCTTAGTTTCTTTTGTTGTTTGGCCGGTTGACCAAGATAAGCTTCGATTACCTTGGGGTTATTTTGAATCTCCTCAGGTCCTCCCTCCGCAATTTTAACTCCATGGTCCACGCATATAATGCGTCGGCACACCCCCATCACCACTTTCATATCGTGCTCAACCAAAAGCACGTCAATCCCCAAATCAGATATACGCCCGATGTCTTCCATCAGCTTGGCGGTTTCGGCAGGATTCATTCCCGCCGCAGGTTCATCCAGAAGCAACAATTTTGGCTCAGAAGCCAGCGCCCTGCCGATTTCCAGCCTGCGTTGCAAACCATAAGATAAATTTTCCGCCACTGTATCGGCAAACTCTCCGACACCCATAAACTCGATCGCTTCCCGGGCTTTCTTCCTGATGGCATCTTCCTCACGCCTTTGCGACCGGCTTCTCAACAGAGAACCCACCACGCCTTTTTTTGATCTGCAGTGCCTGGCCACCATGGCATTTTCCAACGCAGTCATGTTGGAAAACAGGCGAATATTCTGAAAGGTTCTGGCAATTCCTCTGGAAAAGATCTCATGAGGACTTTTACCGAGAATGCTTTTGCCTTCAAACTGTACATTTCCTTCTGATGCTGTGTAAACACCGGTAAGAACGTTAAATACCGTGGTCTTTCCTGCTCCGTTGGGGCCGATAAGTCCAATGATTTCCCCGGAATTGACGGAAAAGCTCAATTTTGATAGGGCCAACAGGCCCCCGAATCTTACCGAAATGTCCTGAATTTTAAGTTGTGCCATAAACTGAATTCTTATTCATCTTTTTTTTGCTGTTTCTCTTTTTCCATATATCCGTTGAACCGGTGAATATGGCTCTGGGCGAGTGATTTGGCCTTGGTTCCATCTCCTTTTTCTATCGCCTGCACCATGTCCCTCAAATCTTCGTAATTTTCCATTAACTCGCGTTTTTCCATGTGAAGAAAGTTGTCATAGTAACGATTGATATTATTATGTACCATCTTTAATATGGATATATAGATAGGGTTTCTCGAAATCTGAGCCATGGCCAGGTGAAGTTTTTTATCCGCTTCAAGAAAATCATCTCGGTGGGAGACTCCTTTTTCCGCATGTTCTTTTGCATCCTGGAGAAGTTCTTTCAGCCGTTGAATATCTGCAACCGTTGCCCTTCTGGCTGCAAGAGCCACAACATCTCCTTCAGCGCCTTCCCTGAATTCACTCAGGTGCTTTAAGGAAACCCGTTGTGATCGAATCAGAATATCCAGACTCTCGCGAATCTGTTCGGTGTTGGCCGATTTGACCCTGGCGCCTCCACCCGTACCTAACTTTATTTCGATTAAACCTTTTTGTTCTAAAACGCGCAATGCCTCTCGCAGGGTGCCCCGGCTGGTCTGGAACATTTCCTTGAGTTCCCTTTCTGCAGGGAGCATATCGCCGGACTTGATCCTTCCATCGAGGATCGCTTCTTGTATCTGGTCGACGATATCCTGAAAAATTCTACTTTGCTTGGCTGCACGAAACATTTTTTTTACAAGGGAATCGGCAATAAAAATTTCGGGCCGGTAACGCCATTTTGCTGCAAATTAAGACTGCAGCGAGTTAGAATAACTTCTTGAAATTATATGAGAAATCCAAGAAATCCCATGCTCAATCATTATAATGGTTTGACCATTGGTACCTGACGTTTCTTTGGATGTCAAGGAAAAAAATGAATCATTTAAACCAGTCCATCTTCATTGACCGGTTTATTTTCCAGAATTCGCTCAGGTCGAAAAATGGACAGATCGAGCACATGAGATCGTTCGGTAATAAGTTCGGCAATATAACGGCCCACCGCCGGGGCCTGCTGAAGTCCGTGACCGGAAAAGCCATTGGCCAGATAAAAGCCCTTTAGCTCCGGCCATTCTCCGAGAATTGCATTTCCGTCCAGCGTGTTGACTGCGTACAGTCCGGCCCAGCCGCGTATCAGTTTAAGCGTATCAAAAGACGGAACGAACTGTGCCAATTCAGGCCACAAAACCTCCATAAACCGTTTATCATCCCAGGTAAAATCAAAACCGACCGGGTCTTCGTCCATCGATTTGCCCAGCAGGATCAAGCCCCCTGTTTCAGATCGAAAATACAGACCGGAAGGCAACACAGTCAAAGGCAGGGGGGCTTCCGGCTTTACGGCCGTGTCCAGAGCAAAAACCTGGCGCTTGACCGGTTCGACTGGAATCTTTACCCCTGCCGTCAAAGCCAGTTTTGCCGCCCATGCTCCGGCACCATTGACCACCGCCTCTGCAGCCAGACTGTCTCCATCCGCCAGCTTGACTCCGGAAACTCTTTTTTTCTCTGATGCAATTTCAACCACTTCCCCTTTTATATACGTTGCACCCAGAGATCTGGCTTTGGCCCGGTAAGCCATCAGCACGGCGTAGGCGTCAAAATGGCCGTCTTTGGGACCAAATGTACCCCCCATAAAATCAGCCGGTTCATAGAGGGGATAGCGCTGTTTGATTTCTGCTGAAGGCCACCATTTTATCGAACAGCCCAGACTTTTTTGCAGGGCCACCGCCTCTTTGGCCGCGTTTTTGCCTTTTTCATCAACCAGAAAAAGATTTCCCTCACGTCGGTATAAAATGGCAGGCCGGTTGTCATCAACCGCCATTTCATCTTCAAATCGTTCAAGCGCATCCAAAGCATATTGTGATATTTTAATATTTTCGCTGAGACTGAACTGTATGCGTGCGTTGCTAACGGAAAGGGTGGTCGAAGCCAGGGAATAGGTGGGATCCATCTCAAGGACTGCCACTTTGAGTTTACCATCGCTGCGCATCAGGTTATATGCGATGGAACTGCCGATGATACCTCCGCCTACGATAATGATGTCATACATTTTTGAATTCATGTAGAAACTTCCTTTAATCCTGATAATTAAATTTTGCGTAACACCACTTCATCATTCGATATTCTTTGTTCGATATTCGATATTCCAATAATATCAACTTGAATTGGCGATGTTTTACTTCCACAAGAAAAATGATTAAATTTTTAAAATTCTGAACTATTGTACAGTTACAGCGGTAGCCAGGTGCCTATCCCTTTTTCCACCGCACGTTTGAAAATTAAAGGCGCAACTGCCATATCATCAATGGCCAACCCCAGGTTCGCAGTCATGGTTTTTTCTTCATCGGTTTCCCTACCCTTTTTGGTTCCGTTTGCCAGTTCTCCCAGATCGGCATGCAAAGGGGGTATGTGCTGAAAATAGCCGACTGTTTTGTAATGGAGCATCTGGGCGGTATCATCGGTGCAGAACTTGTCCGACTCGCCTATGGCATCGGGATGCCAGTAGGAATCAAAATCAACCAGAGACGCAAAGACCCCCTCATCCATCCATCCGGCCTGGATGGTGGCATGCGGTTTTTTTAAAATCGGTCCGGCGGTAACAATAATATCGCAACCTGTGACCGCTTCTTTCGGAGTTTTTACCGGAACGGTTTCAATATCGAAACGGTTTCCCATGTCATCCGTATATCGGTTGAGAGCTTCCGACGAGACATCGTAGGCCATCACTTTTTTAATGGGAAACAACACTTTCAGTGCCTCAACGTTGGTTCTTCCCTGTACGCCGCATCCCAGCACACCGACAGTGGCTGAATCGGGCCGTGCCAGATAATGGGCGGACACGGCTGTAGCGGCACCGGTGCGCATAGCCGTTATCCAGACGCAATCCATTATGGCTATGGGCAAGCCGGTTTCACTGTCATTCAGGATCAGCAACCCGGTGATATAAGGAAGTCCTTGTTTGGCATTTTCCGGAAAGCCGCTGACCCATTTAACCCCGGCTGACTTTAAAGCCGGAATATAGGCAGGCATGGCATGAATAAAGTTATCTCCGCCACCGGGATGAATTCCGGGCTTGGGAGGCATTTCCGTGCGACCTTCGCCTTTTTCTTTAAAAACAGTTTGAAGCGCATCAATGATTTCCGACATGGTAATTCCCGCTGCTTCCACGTCCGCTCTGGAAAGATACAAAATTTCATTGGTTGCCATACAGCCTCCTTTTGCAAAATAAAAAATAAATGGTTTGGAATGCTATAACACTTTGACAAATGATAGTAAACTTGAGAAATGATGTACGGATAAAATTTCAATTATGGTGACTACTCAAGTAGTCAGGCTGAAGCTGTTTAGACTGAAGGCTGAAAGGGTCATAAAAGTTTGATTGCCTTACTTTAGCGGAAATTTCTGATTGTTGTACCAAACATGGCTTCAAAGTACGCTTTTGCCTAACAGTCTTCAGCCCATTCACCTGAGCAGTTTTCAATTATTTTTAACTGCAGCAATTTGAAAGGTTTTAGTAGAAATGATAAATATTTATGAGTTTCTTGACAATAACGATATCGAATATCAGCGCCACGACCACCCACCGGTATTTACGGTGGAAGACGTCCATCGTTTAACTCCGGACCTGCCGGGGGCCAAAACCAAGAATCTTTTCTTTCGTGACAAAAAAGGAAACCGGCACTTTCTGGTTTTGGTTCCGGCCGACAAGCGGGTCAATTTAAAAGCGCTGCCCAGGGTTTTACAAAGCAGCAAAATCAGCTTCGGATCTCCGGACCGCCTCATGAAACATCTGGGAATAACACCGGGATCGGTTTCTCTGCTGGCAATCGTGAATGATCAGGAAAACAAGGTCGAGGTTATCATTGATGAATCTTTATGGGTATCAGAGGCGTTCCAGTTTCACCCCCTGGTCAACACCAGCACTCTGGTTATTTCAAAGGATAGTATCAAACGCTTTCTTGATGCCACCGGACATGAGGTTAAAATCGTGGAAATTCCAGCACAAGGATAGGGACACTGTGAAACCTGTCCGTTTCTGTCTTCTGTTTCCCAACCAGGAAAAAACCCGAATATTGATGATAATAATTTGGTGAGTTTGTGAAAAGTATTACCGATGACTAAGTAGAAAGTCCCATCTACAAGTCGCAACGGTTTAACCGGCCGATATTTGGCATAAAGGCTAAAATAATAATTGCTATTACAGATAAATAATGTTAATTAATAGTACATTATGAATATAAGCAA encodes the following:
- the livM gene encoding high-affinity branched-chain amino acid ABC transporter permease LivM, translated to MIQEFKRIWKSYFIGLLWLLGLLWPLLGIHPDGTLSFGRTLTVWLYIVAGSAVCLLLYITNKSGMLKPIADPLSAAKGKFAIWSGAMPAWIWIPVLMALAFLFPVFTSRYAQDVAINVLIYVCLGLGLNIVVGLAGMLDLGYIAFYGVGAYTYALLNVHYGLSFWICLPAAAFSSGISGCIIGYPTLRMRGDYLAIVTLGFGEIVRLILNNWMKLTNGPNGILGVKVPAIYLPSFADGFSFELFYLKKLYYLYYVALVLAIFTIICVHRLNFSRIGRAWESIREDETAAGLMGVNTFRLKLLAYAMGAIFAGLAGAFFSARMRFVSPESFTFLESAMVLCMVVLGGMGSIPGIILGAAALIVLPEVFREFELYRMLVFGATMTVMMLFRPAGLIPAKRMGTRSEEKEG
- a CDS encoding ABC transporter ATP-binding protein, whose translation is MAEPILELRNVSSSYGNIKALKDISLKVFPGEIVTIIGANGAGKTTTLMATCGVVPINQGDIIYSGKSIRGIAAEKLPVMGLCQIPEGRRIFPRLTVRENLELGAFFRKDRAEIEKDMENVISIFPALKDRQKQHGGTLSGGEQQMLAIARALMSRPKVLLLDEPSLGLSPLLVQKIFDIIHDINQRENTTILLVEQNANLALQTAQRGYVLETGKVTMEDKADTLLHDPKIRKAYLGE
- a CDS encoding branched-chain amino acid ABC transporter substrate-binding protein, translated to MKKKILLVMVLSLILVPFILSTASAKTLKIGSMSPLTGPYAADGNDIKHGVMTAIQVFEEAGGIPGYSKIELFPQDTACDPKQAVAAANKLINLGVVGVIGAYCSSSTIPGSETLAEEDIPMLTPASTNEKVTDRGLKYMFRLCGRDDDQAPAAAKFMKESLKAKSIFIVDDKTTYSQGLAEGVNKSCKKLGVKVLGHDHVNQGDKDFSAFLTMAKRENADILYMCLQNHSSGSLMAIQAKRLGLKSTIVSQDAMYHPNFIKVAKDAAEGVYVTYGYTDKTTASYKSYAKRWKAAGYGDIGAYGTYAYDAATVLLNAIKKAKSTKPAKIKAQIMKMDFQGASKHVRFKPNGDSGSSYIAFKIKNGEYVPYWDPEKGLLNK
- a CDS encoding prolyl-tRNA synthetase associated domain-containing protein, which gives rise to MINIYEFLDNNDIEYQRHDHPPVFTVEDVHRLTPDLPGAKTKNLFFRDKKGNRHFLVLVPADKRVNLKALPRVLQSSKISFGSPDRLMKHLGITPGSVSLLAIVNDQENKVEVIIDESLWVSEAFQFHPLVNTSTLVISKDSIKRFLDATGHEVKIVEIPAQG
- a CDS encoding branched-chain amino acid ABC transporter permease: MEYFIQQLINGLTLGGLYALIALGYTMVYGVIQLINFAHGEFFAAGGYMGVIILSYLTGLGYMQTHPILCLMGAFALAMVYCAFLAMGVEKVAYKPLRRQSRLAALLSALGMSIFLSNGLMLAQGVFDKPYPGEMFQGGLEFGMITVSYLQMGIVGLTIALLIGLNILVFKTRIGMAMRATAQDKIMSSLVAIGSDKIISLTFALGAGLAAAAGIMVGLYYGSVRYDMGFIPGIKAFAAAVLGGIGNITGAMLGGLIIGMVEIFGAGYISGQYKDVFAFIILIGVLYFKPTGIMGENVDDTRV
- a CDS encoding ABC transporter ATP-binding protein translates to MAQLKIQDISVRFGGLLALSKLSFSVNSGEIIGLIGPNGAGKTTVFNVLTGVYTASEGNVQFEGKSILGKSPHEIFSRGIARTFQNIRLFSNMTALENAMVARHCRSKKGVVGSLLRSRSQRREEDAIRKKAREAIEFMGVGEFADTVAENLSYGLQRRLEIGRALASEPKLLLLDEPAAGMNPAETAKLMEDIGRISDLGIDVLLVEHDMKVVMGVCRRIICVDHGVKIAEGGPEEIQNNPKVIEAYLGQPAKQQKKLRRVT
- a CDS encoding FAD-binding oxidoreductase → MNSKMYDIIIVGGGIIGSSIAYNLMRSDGKLKVAVLEMDPTYSLASTTLSVSNARIQFSLSENIKISQYALDALERFEDEMAVDDNRPAILYRREGNLFLVDEKGKNAAKEAVALQKSLGCSIKWWPSAEIKQRYPLYEPADFMGGTFGPKDGHFDAYAVLMAYRAKARSLGATYIKGEVVEIASEKKRVSGVKLADGDSLAAEAVVNGAGAWAAKLALTAGVKIPVEPVKRQVFALDTAVKPEAPLPLTVLPSGLYFRSETGGLILLGKSMDEDPVGFDFTWDDKRFMEVLWPELAQFVPSFDTLKLIRGWAGLYAVNTLDGNAILGEWPELKGFYLANGFSGHGLQQAPAVGRYIAELITERSHVLDLSIFRPERILENKPVNEDGLV
- a CDS encoding FAD-dependent oxidoreductase — translated: MHEGCKVVIIGGGIIGATAAYYLQQKGWSVTIVDKDRFGYGASHGNCGLIVPDHILPLNSADNLIKGIGWIFKKDAPLFIKPRLDPGLAKWLLKFALHCKQKDILISAQGRAAMTQGAIELYQALITEEELDCDWAMKGALHIFRSKREFEKYGSGEALKKEFGVGETPLDKKLLLKQEPAVGDHVAGAWFSKHTAHLCPDGLMKELKRVLTQKGVEIIEQTEVTGFIKENNQAVAAVAGRGHFSGDQFVVATGAWAPRLNNALGCKLPIQPGKGYSVNMRRPTNSPTIPCFFQETGVVLTPWQNHIRLGGTMEFAGYDASLNQVRLDALVDAAERYLPEVKFSGIQDEWYGWRPMTCDGLPIIDRSPLMENVMIAAGHNMMGLTMAPRTGKLVCEILSGDSPHVDPYPYRASRF
- a CDS encoding FadR/GntR family transcriptional regulator, producing MFRAAKQSRIFQDIVDQIQEAILDGRIKSGDMLPAERELKEMFQTSRGTLREALRVLEQKGLIEIKLGTGGGARVKSANTEQIRESLDILIRSQRVSLKHLSEFREGAEGDVVALAARRATVADIQRLKELLQDAKEHAEKGVSHRDDFLEADKKLHLAMAQISRNPIYISILKMVHNNINRYYDNFLHMEKRELMENYEDLRDMVQAIEKGDGTKAKSLAQSHIHRFNGYMEKEKQQKKDE
- a CDS encoding ornithine cyclodeaminase family protein, with translation MATNEILYLSRADVEAAGITMSEIIDALQTVFKEKGEGRTEMPPKPGIHPGGGDNFIHAMPAYIPALKSAGVKWVSGFPENAKQGLPYITGLLILNDSETGLPIAIMDCVWITAMRTGAATAVSAHYLARPDSATVGVLGCGVQGRTNVEALKVLFPIKKVMAYDVSSEALNRYTDDMGNRFDIETVPVKTPKEAVTGCDIIVTAGPILKKPHATIQAGWMDEGVFASLVDFDSYWHPDAIGESDKFCTDDTAQMLHYKTVGYFQHIPPLHADLGELANGTKKGRETDEEKTMTANLGLAIDDMAVAPLIFKRAVEKGIGTWLPL